One part of the Clarias gariepinus isolate MV-2021 ecotype Netherlands chromosome 24, CGAR_prim_01v2, whole genome shotgun sequence genome encodes these proteins:
- the LOC128511918 gene encoding interaptin-like, producing the protein MKMKNSALLTDPKEALKSLEHKDQQLEDYKRQIENKDTELRNREKIIEEKDAQLKDTNTTLEKTSKELEERDRALHERDQQLKLKETQIQKTQTQVKKKDNRLVEKEKKFYEKNKELKILKERLETNEKTLSERDAVLMETNNKLQHATEEVKEKISQLENMNKLLSEKETQLKNTDKELETSKNKLETLGQELQDEKRQLQEMMIVLEQQKTELTEKNKQLKETERRLTERETQLMERDKQLQEKDKCPTENQKMLQMKDQPLEEKDTLLRRVKEELYKTNWTLEENQTQLKDKERKLENDLETSNQKLMEKDKLLQEKDRHLSEKSQILQMKDAALEKNETCLKEIQTEMDKTIKELEESQRNAAEKISQLENMSKLLSEKETQLKNTDKELETSKNKLETLEQELQDEKRQLQEMMIVLEQQKSELTEKNKELRERERLLTERERQLMERDKQLQEKDKCLTENQQMLQMKDKTLEQKDTLLREVKKELDRTNHMLEEHQSQLREKERQLESVMKELDTSKTKLKKGDKELQKKDRLLNERTDALNMKNKTLEEKETLLREVKDELGKTKRTLEENQTQLKDKERQLESVENELETSKNKLTERDKQLQEKDRLLEEKTKQLQEQTDPESSAPIRRRNSKETLPPYMSGETQDSAAPIRRRNSMEGHRPTLGGESSSPHSPVSVPVAELRLVLLGRTGSGKSAAGNTILSREERNQAATSTATSTSTQQSESTQGEVAGRKVTVVDTPDWFSPGLSLEKLRQDVGLCVHLSAPGPHAFLLVIPIKQPTGEERGMLEKMEEIFGERCWRNTMIIFSVTDYVQKKNIEEFIHTGDQEVQRLVEKCGDRFYCLNIKESGDGSQVSDLLKKIEKMVEGSKEKFYSSEIYLETESQIRAMETKILGERKVKMIREEIKVKEKIDKEVQDSLRKIEGVIQEHEGDIRQLNDRTTELERKMKEERDEEKKKELERELKREVERRTEMEEKVKKLKEKRERERREMEERHQQEIEEIREVYEGEVRMETERNLMKIILPELQRNILASKTKMQEDLSRQMEEKNRELETLKQKLSDLTKVLRLREEVYQETVMSLTYQNQQPV; encoded by the exons ATGAAGATGAAGAACTCGGCTCTACtgactg aCCCGAAGGAAGCATTAAAATCTCTGGAACATAAAGACCAACAGCTGGAGGATTATAAAAGACAAATAGAGAATAAAGATACAGAactgagaaacagagagaaaatcaTTGAGGAGAAAGACGCACAACTCAAAGATACAAATACAACACTAGAGAAGACGAGTAAAGAGctagaggagagagacagagctctACATGAGAGAGATCAACAACTGAAACTGAAAGAAACACAAATACAGAAGACACAAACACAAGTGAAGAAAAAGGACAACAGACTTgtggagaaggagaaaaaattttatgagaaaaataaagagCTGAAGATTCTAAAAGAGCGTTTAGAGACTAATGAGAAGACTCTTTCTGAGAGAGACGCAGTGTTAATGGAAACTAATAATAAACTTCAACATGCTACTGAAGAAGTTAAAGAGAAAATCTCACAACTGGAGAATATGAACAAACTGCTgagtgagaaagaaacacagcTGAAGAACACAGATAAAGAGCTGGAAACCAGTaaaaacaaactggagacactgggacAGGAGCTGCAGGATGAGAAGAGACAACTACAGGAGATGATGATCGTACTGGAGCAACAGAAAACTgagttaacagaaaaaaacaaacagcttaaagagacagagagacgtctaactgagagagagacacagctaatggagagagacaaacagcttCAGGAGAAAGACAAATGCCCAACAGAAAATCAAAAAATGCTTCAGATGAAGGACCAGCCACTGGAAGAAAAGGATACACTGCTCAGAAGGGTTAAAGAAgaattatacaaaacaaattgGACATTAGAGGAGAATCAGACTCAGttaaaagacaaagagagaaaactGGAGAATGACCTGGAAACCAGTAATCAAAAACTGATGgagaaagacaaactgcttcAGGAGAAAGACAGGCATCTGTCTGAAAAATCGCAAATATTGCAAATGAAAGATGCTGCACTGGAAAAGAATGAGACATGTCTCAAAGAGATACAAACTGAAATGgacaaaacaattaaagaatTAGAAGAGAGTCAGCGAAATGCTGCGGAGAAAATCTCACAACTGGAGAATATGAGCAAACTGCTgagtgagaaagaaacacagcTGAAGAACACAGATAAAGAGCTGGAAACCAGTaaaaacaaactggagacactggaacAGGAGCTGCAGGATGAGAAGAGACAACTACAGGAGATGATGATCGTACTGGAGCAACAGAAATCTgagttaacagaaaaaaacaaagagcttagagagagagagagacttctaactgagagagagagacagctaatggagagagacaaacagcttCAGGAGAAAGACAAATGCCTAACAGAAAATCAACAAATGCTTCAGATGAAGGACAAGACACTAGAACAGAAGGACACACTGCTCAGAGAGGTGAAAAAAGAATTAGATAGAACAAATCACATGTTAGAAGAACATCAGTCTCagttgagagagaaagaaagacaactgGAGAGTGTAATGAAAGAGCTAGACACcagtaaaaccaaactgaaGAAGGGAGACAAAGAGCTCCAGAAGAAAGACAGACTTTTAAATGAGAGAACTGATGCACTTAacatgaagaataaaacactggaAGAGAAGGAAACACTGCTCAGAGAGGTGAAAGATGAACTGGGGAAAACAAAGAGGACATTAGAGGAGAATCAGACTCAGttgaaagacaaagagagacaacTGGAGAGTGTGGAGAATGAACTGGAAAccagtaaaaacaaactaactGAACGAGACAAACAGCTTCAGGAGAAAGACAGACTTCTAGAGGAGAAAACAAAGCAGCTGCAGGAACAGACAGATCCAGAATCATCAGCCCCCATcaggagaagaaacagcaaGGAGACGTTACCTCCATATA TGAGTGGAGAGACTCAGGACTCAGCAGCACCAatcaggagaagaaacagtATGGAGGGACATCGTCCTACAT TAGGTGGAGAATCGTCTAGTCCACATTCTCCAGTGTCGGTTCCTGTAGCAGAACTGAGGCTGGTGCTGCTGGGGAGGACGGGGTCTGGGAAGAGTGCAGCAGGAAACACCATCCTGAGCAGAGAGGAGAGGAACCAGGCTGCTACATCTACAGCTACATCTACATCCACCCAGCAGAGTGAGAGCACACAGGGGGAGGTGGCTGGGAGGAAGGTGACTGTGGTGGACACTCCTGACTGGTTCTCTCCTGGACTCTCTCTGGAGAAGCTGAGACAGGATGTGGGACTCTGTGTCCATCTGTCTGCTCCAGGACCCCACGCCTTTCTCCTAGTCATACCTATAAAGCAGCCTacaggagaggagagagggatGCTGGAGAAAATGGAGGAGATTTTTGGAGAGAGATGTTGGAGAAACACCATGATTATATTCAGTGTTACTGATTATGTTCAGAAGAAGAACATTGAGGAGTTTATCCATACAGGAGACCAGGAGGTCCAGAGACTTGTAGAGAAATGTGGGGACAGGTTTTACTGTCTCAACATTAAGGAGAGTGGAGATGGTTCTCAGGTCTCAGACCTGCTGAAGAAGATAGAGAAAATGGTGGAAGGAAGCAAAGAGAAATTCTACAGCAGTGAGATCTACCTGGAGACAGAATCTCAGATTAGAGCGATGGAGACTAAGATCCTGGgggaaagaaaagtgaaaatgataAGAGAGGAGATTAAAGTGAAGGAAAAAATAGATAAGGAGGTGCAGGACTCTCTGAGAAAGATAGAGGGAGTGATCCAGGAGCATGAAGGAGACATCAGACAACTGAATGACCGAACAACTGAACTagagagaaagatgaaagaagagagagatgaagagaaaaagaaagaacttgAGAGGGAGCTGAAGCGAGAGGTAGAGCGAAGGacagaaatggaagaaaaggtgaagaaactcaaagaaaagagagaaagggagaggagagagatggaggagagGCACCAACAGGAGATAGAGGAGATCAGGGAGGTGTATGAGGGAGAGGTCAGgatggagacagagagaaacctcATGAAGATCATCCTGCCTGAACTCCAGAGAAACATTTTGGCCTCAAAAACAAAGATGCAGGAAGATCTCAGCAGACAGATGGAGGAGAAGAACAGAGAGCTGGAGACTCTTAAACAGAAACTTTCAGATCTCACAAAAGTTCTCAGACTGAGGGAAGAAGTTTATCAGGAAACAGTGATGAGTTTAACGTATCAGAACCAGCAACCAGTTTAA